The following proteins are co-located in the Sphingobacteriaceae bacterium genome:
- a CDS encoding 30S ribosomal protein S18, protein MAQNDIRYLNPPTVEAKKKKYCRFKKSGIKYIDYKDPDFLLKFVNEQGKLLPRRLTGTSLKFQRKVAQAVKRSRHLALMPYVADLLK, encoded by the coding sequence ATGGCACAAAACGATATACGTTATCTGAATCCCCCAACAGTGGAGGCTAAGAAGAAAAAATACTGTCGCTTTAAGAAAAGCGGAATTAAATATATAGATTATAAGGATCCTGATTTTTTATTGAAGTTTGTTAACGAACAAGGTAAATTGTTGCCTCGTCGTTTAACAGGTACTTCTTTAAAATTTCAAAGAAAGGTTGCGCAGGCCGTGAAACGTTCACGTCACTTAGCATTAATGCCTTATGTAGCTGACTTGTTAAAATAA
- a CDS encoding ComEC family competence protein, producing MNVFSHIPFLRILIPFLAGISCAVLLFENNNFTPFVFIIISIILFLFLFDKSSGISKIIFLAACDLFLFFFGAAVIQKKNVENCNTYYANAINIKERNKFLITIADLPLEKEKTLKLKAKVQGVLAGNKYKTSTGDFIVYLKKTPNQKRIKAGEQFVIEAKLLEPPSPLNPLEFNYKSYLHRNQINHICFINESEMFAAATTSGLNVLQEWGIRLKEMILQNIKTSDLSPEAVAICSALITGYDSEISREILDNFAHTGTLHVLSVSGLHTGLVFLTLSFLFSFFEIKRKWPVLKFIFIISGLWLLALITGFAPPVTRAVLMFSILGIGQLFFKNNARNSINILFFSAFLLLLLDPYLLFDVGFQLSYSAVFGIIYLHPKFTTLITTQNKALCYLMNASFTSLAATITTLPFTLLYFKQFPLWFILCNLLIVPLTFVLMILVLPVIFKLKFTIYIINKLVVFMLGFITWFNNPAIGYIDNIDFNSVDFIFLSILLLLVFQIFRSRSYRSVVSFFALLIIWQFNSVIQAYYAKSSSQFTTYHIKNKSIASIKNTMFTYINPHEKSDYNFHIRNHIISFNHAQVYTKEFNRIQMPGSEIQILGKHALPFGVNNPLNKTILITNNYQLSEKSFLNLKNVQLVVCDGSNSYTTCLQTKKLCLKYGVNCFSTFEKGAYIKEI from the coding sequence TTGAATGTTTTTTCACACATACCATTTTTAAGAATTCTGATTCCTTTTTTAGCGGGAATAAGTTGTGCAGTACTACTTTTTGAAAACAATAATTTTACCCCATTTGTATTCATAATTATTTCAATTATTCTTTTTCTGTTTCTATTTGATAAATCTTCGGGCATTTCAAAAATAATTTTTTTAGCAGCTTGTGATTTATTTTTATTCTTTTTTGGCGCAGCAGTAATTCAAAAGAAGAATGTAGAAAACTGCAATACGTATTATGCGAATGCCATAAACATAAAAGAAAGAAATAAATTTCTGATTACTATAGCAGATTTACCGTTAGAGAAAGAAAAAACGTTAAAGTTGAAGGCAAAAGTACAAGGCGTTTTGGCCGGAAATAAATACAAAACTTCAACAGGGGATTTTATTGTTTATTTGAAAAAAACTCCAAATCAAAAAAGAATCAAAGCCGGTGAGCAATTTGTTATTGAGGCTAAATTATTGGAACCGCCATCACCTTTAAATCCTCTTGAATTTAATTACAAGAGTTATTTGCATAGGAATCAAATAAATCATATTTGTTTTATTAACGAAAGTGAAATGTTTGCGGCAGCAACTACTTCAGGTTTAAATGTATTGCAAGAATGGGGGATACGTTTGAAGGAAATGATACTCCAAAATATTAAAACTTCCGATTTGTCTCCGGAAGCTGTTGCCATTTGTTCCGCTTTAATCACCGGATATGATTCCGAAATTTCAAGAGAGATTTTGGATAATTTTGCGCATACAGGGACATTGCATGTACTCTCTGTTTCGGGTTTACATACCGGTTTAGTTTTTTTAACCTTGTCTTTTTTATTTAGCTTTTTTGAAATCAAAAGGAAATGGCCCGTACTAAAATTCATCTTTATTATTTCCGGATTATGGTTGCTGGCTTTAATTACCGGTTTTGCACCTCCGGTAACTAGAGCGGTGCTTATGTTTAGTATTTTAGGTATAGGTCAACTTTTTTTTAAGAATAACGCCAGAAATAGTATTAATATTTTATTTTTTTCTGCCTTTTTACTTTTATTGTTAGATCCCTATTTATTGTTTGACGTTGGTTTTCAACTAAGTTATTCGGCTGTGTTTGGAATTATTTATTTGCATCCAAAATTTACAACTCTAATTACAACACAAAACAAAGCATTATGTTATTTAATGAATGCAAGTTTTACTTCTTTGGCTGCAACCATAACCACGCTGCCATTTACCTTATTGTATTTTAAACAATTTCCACTATGGTTTATACTTTGTAATTTATTAATAGTGCCTCTTACTTTTGTTTTAATGATTTTGGTTTTGCCGGTAATTTTTAAACTTAAGTTCACAATTTATATAATCAATAAATTGGTAGTATTTATGCTTGGATTTATTACTTGGTTCAATAATCCGGCAATTGGTTATATTGATAATATAGATTTTAATTCTGTTGATTTTATTTTCCTGAGTATTTTATTACTTTTAGTATTTCAGATTTTCCGTAGCAGATCCTATCGCAGCGTAGTTTCTTTTTTTGCACTTCTCATAATCTGGCAGTTTAATTCGGTCATTCAGGCGTACTATGCCAAAAGTTCAAGTCAGTTTACTACTTATCATATCAAAAATAAATCTATAGCTTCGATTAAAAATACAATGTTCACATATATAAATCCGCATGAAAAAAGCGATTATAATTTTCATATTCGCAATCACATTATTTCATTTAATCATGCCCAGGTTTATACAAAAGAGTTTAACCGCATTCAAATGCCGGGAAGTGAAATACAAATTTTGGGTAAACACGCATTACCCTTTGGGGTAAATAATCCGTTGAATAAAACAATACTTATTACAAACAATTATCAGTTATCTGAAAAATCATTCTTAAATTTAAAAAATGTGCAGTTGGTCGTTTGTGATGGATCTAATTCATACACAACTTGTTTGCAAACTAAAAAACTATGCCTGAAATATGGAGTTAATTGTTTTAGTACTTTTGAAAAAGGAGCTTATATAAAAGAGATTTAA
- a CDS encoding tetratricopeptide repeat protein: protein MSRLIEIKYSTLIILFILLNFVIPAQESPTDSVTKHANYTEEVDEYNNDDDEPVIDTTAEYIKAYRNGMALVDSGKFNDAWPIFKKIIKEHPDFYQAYVRIAYIYYKLDRFDDAEKNILRAEKIRPLSFEALRVQGMIYHDVLDFPRAKKAIDSAVAISKRKKIDDPELYYYQAMLMFKGKSYKPAILTLITALDWKPDYLNALKLRGEIRYTMKDYTRAIPELDEAINAMPEKEIDYYYYKLRAISKFNIRDYQGSIKDWSVVIDNDEKDEEAFTFRANAKINIGDNSGAIDDLDKAIKLNPKNPVNYCHRGIAKNQNKSYVEALKDMDQAIKLKFNYAEAYFRRACIKLNSKDKHGACDDLSKAESLGDPDAHKYFDRFCRVN, encoded by the coding sequence ATGAGCAGACTTATTGAAATAAAATACAGCACATTAATAATATTATTTATTTTGTTAAATTTTGTGATTCCTGCTCAGGAATCACCAACGGATAGCGTTACAAAACACGCAAATTATACTGAAGAAGTAGATGAATATAACAATGACGACGACGAACCTGTTATTGATACAACCGCCGAATATATTAAGGCTTATCGAAATGGCATGGCCTTAGTTGATTCCGGTAAATTTAACGATGCTTGGCCCATATTTAAAAAAATTATAAAAGAACATCCGGATTTTTATCAAGCGTATGTAAGAATTGCATATATCTATTACAAATTAGACCGATTTGATGATGCAGAAAAAAACATTCTAAGAGCAGAAAAAATAAGACCTTTAAGTTTTGAGGCTTTACGGGTGCAAGGAATGATTTATCATGACGTGTTAGATTTCCCGAGGGCAAAAAAAGCTATAGACAGCGCGGTCGCCATTTCTAAACGAAAAAAAATTGATGATCCGGAATTGTATTATTATCAGGCCATGCTCATGTTTAAAGGGAAAAGTTATAAGCCGGCAATTCTTACACTTATTACTGCCCTTGATTGGAAGCCTGATTACTTAAATGCATTAAAACTGAGAGGTGAAATAAGATATACCATGAAAGATTATACTAGAGCCATACCCGAACTGGATGAAGCGATAAACGCTATGCCTGAAAAAGAAATAGATTATTACTATTATAAACTTAGAGCAATAAGTAAGTTTAATATTCGTGATTATCAAGGGTCCATTAAAGATTGGTCGGTGGTGATTGATAATGATGAAAAAGATGAAGAAGCTTTTACCTTCAGGGCCAATGCAAAAATCAATATTGGTGATAACAGTGGAGCTATAGATGACTTAGATAAGGCAATAAAATTGAATCCAAAAAATCCGGTAAATTATTGTCACAGAGGAATAGCAAAAAATCAAAACAAAAGCTATGTAGAAGCATTAAAAGATATGGACCAAGCCATTAAATTAAAATTCAATTATGCCGAAGCTTATTTCAGAAGAGCGTGTATTAAATTAAACAGTAAAGATAAACATGGAGCTTGTGACGATTTATCCAAAGCCGAAAGCCTTGGCGACCCGGATGCGCATAAATATTTTGACCGATTTTGTAGGGTAAATTAA
- a CDS encoding T9SS type A sorting domain-containing protein, producing MTDAQIPPIPKGNFTGCPSSLSGNTCPGSGGLDNIQNIMNYSDCPINFTTDQTNRMRTALATGGGSGRNNLWSGTNLTATDVNGSGICAPIADIISNNLSYTVCSGSSLIMKSASYNGTIASYAWAVSSGTAATPTASQTSIVFPTPGTSIVTLTVTNGTGSSSVSKTITVLDGSVQVPNNYFESFEAPGLPANWTVVNNNGGSVTWAQTNQAAIDGTSSYYIRGATNFANHIDYLVMPVINPQLNVNNTVFTFKYAYARASASNNDKFEVQGSIDCGGTWNTIIGLSAATMASGSGGVTSSPYTPAASEWKLYDVYAHPNWFTYTGYPSVMVRFMFQEDVGGVGFGNNFFLDDIIFSDPNGVNELTKSLSFRMAPNPTNGQTALMFNLHDASKVSVEVLDIMGRQVLPTENYNLNPGEQSIDVNKNKTLSHGIYFVNVSVNGAVMSRKLIID from the coding sequence ATGACGGATGCGCAGATACCCCCGATACCAAAAGGAAATTTCACGGGGTGCCCATCCAGTTTATCTGGTAATACTTGTCCGGGAAGCGGGGGATTAGATAATATTCAAAACATCATGAATTATTCTGACTGCCCGATTAATTTCACAACAGATCAAACAAACAGAATGCGTACGGCACTTGCTACAGGTGGTGGTTCCGGCAGAAATAATCTATGGTCAGGAACAAATTTAACAGCAACCGATGTAAATGGTTCCGGAATTTGTGCTCCTATTGCCGACATTATATCAAATAATTTAAGTTATACGGTTTGTTCAGGTAGTTCTTTAATCATGAAGAGTGCTTCCTATAACGGTACTATTGCCTCTTATGCTTGGGCCGTTTCTTCAGGTACGGCTGCAACGCCAACGGCTTCTCAAACATCCATTGTATTTCCAACTCCGGGTACTAGTATAGTTACATTAACTGTTACGAACGGAACCGGTTCAAGTTCTGTTTCTAAAACAATTACAGTGTTAGATGGTTCTGTTCAAGTTCCAAATAATTATTTTGAAAGCTTTGAAGCACCGGGATTACCTGCAAATTGGACTGTTGTAAATAACAATGGAGGTTCAGTTACCTGGGCGCAAACTAATCAGGCTGCAATTGATGGAACGAGCTCCTATTATATTCGTGGTGCAACCAACTTTGCTAATCACATTGATTATTTAGTTATGCCGGTTATAAATCCGCAATTAAATGTAAATAATACGGTATTTACATTTAAGTATGCTTACGCTAGAGCGTCAGCAAGTAACAACGATAAATTTGAAGTGCAAGGTTCTATTGATTGTGGCGGAACGTGGAACACAATTATTGGATTAAGCGCTGCTACTATGGCGAGTGGTTCAGGTGGTGTGACTTCAAGTCCTTATACTCCTGCAGCAAGTGAATGGAAATTATATGATGTTTACGCACACCCGAATTGGTTTACTTACACTGGTTATCCTAGTGTTATGGTTCGTTTCATGTTCCAAGAAGATGTAGGTGGTGTTGGATTTGGAAACAACTTCTTTTTGGATGATATTATTTTCTCAGATCCTAATGGTGTAAATGAATTAACCAAGAGTTTAAGTTTCAGAATGGCACCAAATCCTACTAACGGGCAAACTGCTTTGATGTTTAATTTACATGACGCATCTAAAGTATCCGTTGAAGTTTTAGACATCATGGGTAGACAAGTTTTACCTACAGAAAATTATAATTTAAATCCAGGTGAACAATCAATTGATGTAAATAAAAATAAAACATTAAGTCATGGAATTTATTTTGTAAATGTGAGTGTTAATGGAGCTGTAATGAGCAGAAAATTAATCATTGACTAA
- a CDS encoding 50S ribosomal protein L9 yields MEVILKQDIKGLGYKNDMVTVRNGYGRNFLLPKGMAVLATDSAKKMHAEILKQSAFKEEKLRAEAVVNAEKLANVTVKVGAKAGENGKIFGSVTTIQVADALLKAGFNVERKNIEINGESVKQLGTYSAKVRLFKEITANVNFEVVAE; encoded by the coding sequence ATGGAAGTTATTTTAAAACAAGATATAAAAGGTTTAGGATATAAAAATGACATGGTAACCGTTCGTAACGGTTATGGTAGAAATTTTTTGTTACCTAAGGGAATGGCCGTATTGGCAACCGACAGCGCTAAGAAAATGCATGCTGAAATATTAAAGCAATCAGCTTTTAAAGAAGAAAAGTTACGTGCTGAAGCTGTGGTAAATGCTGAAAAATTGGCAAATGTTACAGTAAAAGTTGGAGCTAAAGCCGGTGAAAATGGTAAAATTTTCGGTTCTGTAACCACTATTCAGGTTGCTGATGCTTTGCTTAAAGCCGGATTTAATGTAGAACGTAAGAACATTGAAATTAACGGAGAAAGCGTAAAGCAACTAGGAACATATAGTGCAAAAGTGCGTTTATTTAAAGAAATTACTGCAAATGTAAATTTTGAAGTAGTTGCTGAATAA
- a CDS encoding sugar transferase, which produces MKRVFDILFSLCGIVILLPVFILILVLILLNDGWPVLYRQVRVGQCNQDFTLIKFRTMRKNSDLLGLLTVGGRDPRVTAIGYYLRKYKLDELPQLFNVLMGQMSLVGPRPEVRKYVQLYTDEQLKILNVKPGITDYASLEYYNENELLAKSANPEKTYIDEVMPAKLNLNKKYVEEAGVLIDLKIIFLTIKKILA; this is translated from the coding sequence TTGAAACGAGTTTTTGATATTCTATTTTCACTTTGCGGAATTGTTATTCTATTGCCTGTTTTTATTCTTATCCTAGTACTTATTTTATTAAATGATGGATGGCCTGTTTTATATAGACAAGTTAGAGTAGGGCAATGTAATCAGGATTTCACCTTAATCAAGTTTCGTACCATGAGAAAAAATTCTGATCTATTGGGTTTACTTACGGTTGGCGGACGTGATCCTCGTGTTACGGCAATAGGCTACTATTTGAGAAAGTATAAACTAGATGAATTACCTCAATTGTTTAATGTACTAATGGGACAAATGAGTTTAGTAGGTCCTCGTCCGGAAGTTCGAAAGTACGTGCAATTATATACAGATGAACAATTAAAAATTTTGAATGTTAAACCCGGGATAACCGATTATGCTTCTCTGGAATATTATAATGAAAACGAATTATTGGCTAAATCTGCTAATCCCGAAAAAACTTATATTGATGAAGTGATGCCGGCAAAATTAAATTTGAATAAGAAATATGTAGAAGAAGCAGGAGTGCTAATCGATTTAAAAATAATTTTTCTAACTATTAAAAAAATATTAGCTTAA
- a CDS encoding carboxypeptidase regulatory-like domain-containing protein: MTRLLLSFLLISSFLTQAQQIFIHFEGRVFDENSQVIGGASVLVKQNSLVYNSFSTDGEGDYNLYLPLNGEYQVIISKEGYVAKKYVVNTQNIPADKSKTPFADHVANVVLFTFYEGVDYSLFDEPMNVYSYNKTRDNICFDADYLHSKKEAMKELRKEQVKAYLAKLKADYQLKLGEEERIKRQIEDQLRQQEEIKICEMENTLQIMLNQVECELAVLSESTEMLKKSDVKSYKKSVEEQVFESKEIFAIQRIVAVNGKVWIYVKKRFHWGGVVFYRDKEVITEGIFEQETKKS; encoded by the coding sequence ATGACCAGATTACTTTTATCCTTCCTTTTAATTTCTAGTTTTTTAACTCAAGCACAACAAATTTTCATTCATTTTGAAGGACGTGTATTTGATGAAAACAGTCAGGTAATAGGCGGAGCTTCCGTTTTAGTGAAGCAAAATAGTTTGGTGTATAATTCATTTAGTACGGATGGGGAAGGTGACTATAATTTGTATTTGCCGCTTAACGGAGAATATCAAGTAATTATTTCTAAAGAAGGTTATGTTGCGAAAAAATATGTTGTAAACACACAAAATATACCGGCGGATAAATCTAAAACTCCTTTTGCTGATCATGTAGCTAATGTGGTATTATTTACATTTTACGAAGGAGTTGATTACTCTTTATTCGATGAACCCATGAATGTGTACTCATACAATAAAACCAGAGATAATATTTGTTTTGACGCGGACTATTTACATTCGAAAAAAGAAGCCATGAAAGAATTACGAAAAGAACAAGTAAAGGCTTATTTAGCAAAACTCAAAGCAGATTACCAATTAAAATTAGGAGAAGAAGAGCGAATTAAAAGGCAAATAGAGGATCAATTGAGGCAGCAAGAGGAAATTAAGATTTGTGAAATGGAAAACACTTTACAAATAATGCTTAATCAGGTAGAATGTGAATTGGCGGTTTTGAGTGAATCAACTGAAATGTTAAAGAAATCGGATGTAAAAAGCTATAAAAAAAGCGTAGAAGAGCAGGTATTTGAAAGCAAAGAAATTTTTGCTATACAACGTATTGTAGCAGTAAACGGTAAGGTTTGGATTTATGTGAAAAAGAGATTTCATTGGGGTGGTGTAGTATTTTACCGGGATAAGGAAGTGATTACAGAAGGAATATTTGAGCAAGAAACCAAAAAATCTTGA
- the apaG gene encoding Co2+/Mg2+ efflux protein ApaG, producing MVKISTHSIEISVETKYLSQQSLPRENHYFFVYFIKIQNKSEFTVQLLSRHWDIFDSNGEKRVVEGEGVVGETPVLEPGESYEYNSGCNLLTDMGYMKGFYTMQRILDGQKFNAEIPRFELIVPAKMN from the coding sequence ATGGTAAAAATCAGCACACATAGCATTGAAATTTCGGTAGAAACAAAATACCTTTCGCAGCAAAGTTTGCCGCGCGAGAATCATTATTTCTTTGTTTATTTTATTAAAATCCAAAACAAAAGCGAATTTACTGTTCAGTTACTTTCACGACACTGGGATATATTTGACAGTAACGGAGAGAAACGAGTTGTAGAAGGTGAGGGAGTGGTAGGTGAAACTCCGGTGCTGGAGCCGGGCGAAAGCTACGAGTACAATAGTGGATGCAATTTACTCACCGATATGGGTTATATGAAAGGATTTTACACCATGCAGCGAATTTTAGACGGGCAAAAATTTAATGCCGAAATTCCAAGATTTGAATTAATCGTGCCGGCCAAAATGAATTAA
- a CDS encoding 30S ribosomal protein S6: MSKRYETVFILTPVLSDDQAKEAAKKFKKSITDLGGKIVNEEHWGLKKLAYPIQKKTTGFYQLFEFSGEGEEIVSNLEVAYKRDERVLRFLTVALDKHAIAYADKRKGKVSEAKSKKKESAA, translated from the coding sequence ATGAGCAAACGCTACGAGACGGTCTTCATTTTAACTCCCGTTTTGTCTGATGATCAGGCAAAGGAGGCCGCGAAAAAATTTAAAAAGTCCATTACCGATTTGGGGGGCAAAATCGTTAATGAAGAGCATTGGGGCCTAAAAAAATTGGCCTATCCTATCCAGAAAAAAACTACAGGATTTTATCAATTATTTGAATTCTCAGGTGAGGGTGAAGAAATTGTTTCTAATCTTGAGGTTGCGTATAAACGTGATGAAAGAGTATTACGTTTTTTAACTGTGGCACTTGACAAGCATGCTATTGCATATGCTGATAAGCGTAAAGGCAAAGTGTCTGAAGCGAAGTCGAAGAAAAAGGAAAGTGCAGCTTAA
- a CDS encoding Smr/MutS family protein, whose product MKLRIGDIVRFLNEKGEGKVTRIKNATTVYVELSDGFEIPYPVKDLVPIHTTLILDKDTDNIEMSTEPGDADAIYFIIEPDHELELLVNEYRLFIYNASSFQMLYTYSIKEGEYYQTLKHGELGAYQKVLLKQVKLSFFKEFQYHKINCILFKNSHFKAQLPIAEILSINEQVLKTEKKIQHDEFKNPVYGFILKEEFYNTKEVLQTLNEEDIKRIAAIKEFKSSVSVSRSKKQYFKSLEKEVDLHIEELVKDTKGLSSYEKLNIQLERFEKELDQAIENNLKKIIFIHGVGSGRLKAEILQILKTTNGITFHDAPYKEFGFGATQVNIL is encoded by the coding sequence ATGAAATTGAGGATTGGAGATATTGTTCGTTTTTTGAATGAAAAGGGCGAAGGAAAAGTAACGCGAATAAAAAATGCAACTACTGTTTACGTAGAGCTTTCTGATGGTTTTGAAATTCCTTATCCTGTAAAAGATTTGGTTCCAATTCATACTACTTTAATCTTAGATAAGGATACCGATAATATTGAAATGAGCACAGAACCCGGTGATGCAGATGCCATTTATTTTATCATTGAGCCTGATCATGAACTCGAATTATTGGTGAACGAATATCGTTTATTTATTTACAATGCTTCTTCTTTTCAAATGCTATATACGTATTCAATTAAAGAAGGGGAGTATTATCAAACGCTTAAGCATGGAGAATTAGGGGCCTATCAAAAAGTACTTTTGAAGCAAGTTAAACTTAGTTTTTTTAAGGAATTTCAGTATCATAAAATAAATTGTATTTTATTCAAAAATTCGCATTTCAAGGCTCAATTACCAATTGCCGAAATATTAAGTATTAATGAACAGGTACTGAAAACGGAAAAGAAAATACAGCACGATGAATTTAAAAATCCGGTTTACGGGTTTATTTTAAAGGAAGAATTTTATAATACTAAAGAGGTTTTACAAACTTTAAACGAAGAGGATATTAAAAGGATAGCAGCTATAAAAGAGTTTAAATCTTCTGTTTCAGTTTCCAGAAGTAAAAAGCAATACTTTAAGTCTTTGGAGAAGGAAGTCGATCTTCATATAGAAGAGTTAGTAAAGGATACTAAGGGTTTGTCGAGTTATGAAAAGTTAAATATTCAACTGGAACGATTTGAGAAAGAATTAGATCAAGCCATCGAAAATAATTTAAAAAAAATTATTTTTATACATGGAGTGGGAAGCGGAAGATTAAAAGCTGAGATATTGCAAATTCTTAAAACGACTAATGGTATAACTTTTCATGATGCACCCTATAAAGAATTCGGTTTCGGAGCTACGCAGGTCAATATCCTGTAA
- a CDS encoding SPFH domain-containing protein has product MPGSFTLIIIILITLTLLLSIVTVQQGKVAVTTIFGKFSRILSPGLNFRIPIIERVFKKISVQNRSAELGFQAVTIDQANVNFTAMLLYSVINSDPETIKSVAFKFVDERNFMQALVRSIEGSVRAFVATKKQAEVLSLRRDIVDAVKDQLDQILEGWGYHLIDLQLNDITFDEEVMRSMAKVVASNNLKAAAENEGQALLITKTKAAEADGNAIKISAQAEKDASQLKGQGIALFRQEVAKGMAGAAKEMKEAELDASLILFSMWTESVKNFAQEGKGNVIFLDGSLDGMQNSLKQMMALNQLHQNKKD; this is encoded by the coding sequence ATGCCCGGCTCTTTTACATTGATAATTATAATTTTAATAACGTTAACATTGTTGCTTTCCATTGTCACTGTACAGCAAGGTAAGGTGGCCGTTACTACTATTTTTGGAAAGTTCAGCAGAATATTAAGTCCGGGGTTAAATTTCAGAATTCCAATTATTGAGCGGGTTTTCAAAAAAATATCCGTTCAAAACCGAAGTGCCGAATTAGGTTTTCAAGCTGTAACTATTGATCAGGCCAATGTAAATTTTACCGCCATGTTATTGTACTCTGTAATCAATAGTGATCCTGAAACCATAAAGAGTGTTGCATTTAAATTTGTGGATGAAAGAAATTTTATGCAGGCTTTGGTTCGTTCTATCGAAGGTTCGGTTCGTGCTTTTGTTGCAACTAAAAAACAAGCGGAAGTTTTATCTCTACGTAGAGATATTGTTGATGCGGTGAAAGACCAGTTGGATCAAATTCTAGAAGGTTGGGGTTATCATCTGATAGATTTACAATTGAATGACATAACATTTGATGAAGAGGTGATGCGTTCAATGGCCAAAGTGGTTGCCAGTAATAACTTAAAAGCAGCGGCTGAAAATGAAGGTCAGGCGTTATTGATTACTAAAACTAAAGCGGCAGAAGCAGATGGTAATGCCATAAAAATTTCTGCGCAGGCAGAAAAAGATGCCTCGCAATTAAAAGGTCAAGGTATTGCACTTTTCCGTCAGGAGGTAGCCAAAGGTATGGCCGGCGCTGCTAAAGAAATGAAAGAAGCGGAATTAGATGCTTCTTTGATATTGTTCAGTATGTGGACAGAATCTGTGAAAAACTTTGCACAAGAGGGAAAAGGAAATGTGATATTTTTGGATGGAAGTTTGGATGGAATGCAAAATAGCTTAAAACAAATGATGGCTTTAAATCAGCTACATCAAAACAAAAAAGATTAA
- a CDS encoding DegT/DnrJ/EryC1/StrS aminotransferase family protein, translated as MIPFSPPRIDDKICEAVVDALKSGWITTGPRTKEFENKLTEYCGNKKTLCLNSATAGLELMLRWFGVKEGDEVIIPAYTYSATANVVIHCGAKPVFVDVNFDDFNLDVSLLSDYITDKTKVIIPVDFGGMPCHYKVINELVEVYKDKFVPANEVQKKLGRIMVLSDAAHSLGASLRGNKAGSLTDVSVFSFHAVKNLTTAEGGAIALNFDENLFDNNEIYNELCIKSLHGQNKDALAKTQKGSWRYDVTEAGYKCNMTDISASIGLVELARYENDTLVKRKHIANLYHTLLKDVPKIELPIFQDSIRESSYHLYPLRIRGISEQQRDAIIQEIFDRDVSVNVHFLPVPAMSFYANLGYKVTDYKTAYDNYCREISLPLYYNLTDEQVQTVARAVIESIQKVLNS; from the coding sequence ATGATTCCATTTTCACCCCCAAGAATTGACGATAAAATTTGTGAAGCAGTTGTAGATGCTTTAAAAAGCGGATGGATTACAACCGGTCCGCGTACCAAAGAATTTGAAAATAAACTTACCGAGTACTGTGGCAATAAAAAAACACTTTGTTTAAACAGTGCTACGGCCGGCCTGGAATTAATGCTGAGGTGGTTCGGCGTAAAAGAAGGGGATGAAGTTATTATTCCCGCTTATACCTATTCTGCTACTGCCAATGTTGTAATTCATTGTGGCGCCAAACCTGTTTTTGTGGATGTGAATTTCGATGATTTTAATTTAGATGTGAGTTTGTTAAGTGATTATATTACGGATAAAACTAAGGTAATTATTCCTGTTGATTTTGGTGGAATGCCTTGTCATTATAAAGTAATTAATGAATTGGTGGAAGTGTACAAGGATAAGTTTGTACCTGCAAATGAAGTGCAGAAAAAATTGGGACGCATTATGGTGTTAAGTGATGCAGCGCATAGTTTAGGTGCAAGTTTGCGAGGTAATAAAGCCGGATCGCTAACTGATGTTTCTGTTTTCTCCTTTCATGCAGTTAAAAATTTAACTACTGCTGAAGGTGGCGCCATCGCCTTAAATTTTGATGAAAATTTATTTGATAATAATGAAATTTATAATGAATTATGCATCAAAAGTTTGCATGGTCAGAATAAAGATGCTTTAGCTAAAACTCAAAAAGGAAGCTGGCGATACGATGTTACAGAAGCGGGTTATAAATGCAATATGACGGATATTTCGGCTTCCATTGGATTGGTTGAATTGGCCAGATACGAGAATGATACTTTGGTAAAAAGAAAACACATTGCAAATTTATATCACACTTTGCTGAAAGATGTTCCTAAAATTGAACTTCCTATTTTTCAGGATTCTATTCGTGAGAGCTCTTATCACCTGTATCCTCTGCGAATACGTGGAATTTCAGAACAGCAACGCGATGCTATTATACAGGAAATTTTTGATAGAGATGTGAGTGTTAATGTGCATTTTCTTCCGGTGCCCGCCATGTCATTTTACGCGAATTTAGGTTATAAGGTAACAGATTATAAAACAGCTTATGATAATTATTGCAGAGAAATATCACTTCCTTTATACTACAACCTCACGGACGAACAAGTGCAAACCGTAGCTCGCGCAGTAATTGAAAGTATTCAAAAAGTATTAAATTCCTAA